A region of Paenibacillus thiaminolyticus DNA encodes the following proteins:
- a CDS encoding DUF4349 domain-containing protein: MSENRLRKGKNKEKARESRMRQLARFGALLLGMLMLALAAGCGAVSSDQASEAGAVMNQSEAAMDKSESLSPAGAGFAKQDKASLVPADRKLIYEADIRMEVKSYEAAKQRLQQLVERSNGYVLQFSDQESESERGGSFVIKVPAAGFTAFLDELGTWEALDYHREYSANDVTEEYVDLEARLTARRAMEARLLAFMEKATSADDLVQFSSELGSVQSDIEQIVGRKRYLDNHVAMSTVNMRLYQPVNAPVVQGLKHAFGTRMANTLVQSWETLVQFVQVLILFLTALLPFACAAAIVGVPIWLLVKRRRGRRRHPQSRFPGHPGEVKQQRHAGHAGAGEEPAEGADGRPEAGEGPAAEAMVPASAVVPAEAEEKGRAAGARSTEPDSQDKK; encoded by the coding sequence ATGTCAGAGAACAGGCTTAGGAAGGGGAAGAACAAAGAAAAGGCGCGCGAGAGCCGAATGAGGCAGCTTGCCCGCTTCGGAGCGCTTCTGCTCGGTATGCTCATGCTCGCGCTCGCGGCCGGCTGCGGAGCAGTCTCGTCCGATCAAGCCTCCGAGGCTGGAGCGGTCATGAACCAATCGGAAGCGGCCATGGATAAGTCGGAGAGCTTGTCGCCTGCCGGAGCCGGGTTCGCCAAGCAGGATAAAGCGAGCCTCGTTCCCGCCGATCGGAAGCTGATCTATGAGGCGGATATCCGCATGGAGGTCAAAAGTTATGAAGCTGCCAAGCAGCGGCTGCAGCAATTGGTGGAACGCTCGAATGGATATGTGCTGCAGTTCTCCGATCAGGAGTCGGAGAGCGAGCGTGGGGGATCCTTCGTTATAAAGGTGCCTGCGGCAGGGTTCACCGCCTTTCTTGATGAGCTGGGAACATGGGAAGCGCTCGATTATCACCGCGAATACTCGGCCAATGACGTGACGGAGGAGTACGTTGATCTGGAAGCGAGGCTGACTGCGCGGCGCGCCATGGAAGCCCGGCTGCTGGCGTTCATGGAGAAGGCGACGAGTGCGGACGATCTGGTCCAGTTCTCCAGCGAGCTCGGGTCCGTGCAGTCGGACATTGAGCAGATTGTCGGGCGCAAGCGGTATCTGGATAACCATGTGGCCATGTCGACCGTCAATATGAGACTGTATCAGCCGGTTAACGCCCCTGTGGTGCAGGGCTTGAAACATGCATTCGGTACCCGGATGGCGAATACGCTCGTTCAAAGTTGGGAGACGCTGGTCCAGTTCGTTCAAGTCCTTATTTTATTTTTGACGGCGCTGCTTCCATTTGCCTGCGCTGCCGCCATCGTCGGTGTTCCGATCTGGCTGCTTGTGAAGCGGAGAAGAGGCCGGAGGCGGCATCCGCAATCGCGCTTCCCCGGACATCCGGGCGAGGTTAAGCAACAACGGCACGCGGGACACGCGGGAGCGGGTGAAGAGCCGGCCGAGGGAGCAGATGGCAGGCCAGAAGCGGGCGAAGGTCCCGCTGCGGAAGCCATGGTGCCGGCATCGGCTGTCGTTCCGGCGGAAGCGGAGGAAAAGGGACGAGCGGCTGGAGCAAGAAGTACTGAACCCGATAGCCAGGACAAAAAGTAA
- the bshC gene encoding bacillithiol biosynthesis cysteine-adding enzyme BshC, translated as MTWPILNIPIQQSLATRYIERDDAVIESLYEYHPDRDWETRVRWVDEAAHLRADRMRLVSVLRRYNKARNDHPAVTASLDRLERDDALVVVGGQQGGLFTGPLLVVYKAVSIIRMAQEAEARLGRPVIPIFWLAGEDHDFDEVNHAYFLTPEPSVARVRVEKKEGTRAPVTGIRLDEEQWEAVLNEVDALLPATEFKPALMERVREASAGAASLTDACAVLLGGMFGAYGLVFLDSADPELRQVEGPMFRSLIAQNDRLRQAYGDSERELASRGFPTQADRAENGANLFLIHEGERHLLFKEDECFTDRHRTLVRSADELMTAAESAPHLLSNNVLTRPLMQEYLFPVLATVLGPGEIAYWAQTKEAFRALGMRMPLLWPRMGFTCLEGTVNKLLGKYELTAEEIIGHYEERKEAWLTAQDELGLDERFASLRDDVDARYEELLARLNEALPALGRLGDTNRAKVLEQIDFLHHRAKDALQKQHESGLRQWERMRLTLHPQDRPQERVYNMLMYACRYGEGWFKPMMEAPVLWNGENRLVVL; from the coding sequence ATGACTTGGCCTATATTGAACATACCTATACAGCAATCATTGGCAACACGATACATAGAACGTGACGATGCGGTTATCGAATCGCTATATGAATATCATCCGGATCGCGATTGGGAGACGCGCGTCCGCTGGGTGGATGAAGCGGCGCATCTGCGGGCGGATCGCATGCGGCTCGTCTCCGTCCTGCGCCGATATAATAAGGCTAGGAACGATCATCCGGCCGTAACGGCATCGTTGGATCGGCTGGAGCGGGACGACGCCCTCGTCGTCGTCGGCGGACAGCAGGGCGGCTTATTTACCGGCCCGCTGCTTGTCGTCTATAAGGCGGTATCGATTATCCGCATGGCCCAGGAGGCGGAGGCGAGACTGGGCCGCCCGGTTATTCCGATCTTCTGGCTCGCGGGAGAGGATCATGACTTCGATGAAGTGAATCATGCGTATTTCCTCACGCCGGAACCTTCTGTCGCCCGGGTCCGGGTGGAGAAGAAGGAGGGAACGCGCGCGCCGGTCACCGGCATTCGACTGGATGAGGAGCAATGGGAAGCGGTATTGAATGAGGTGGACGCCTTGCTTCCGGCTACGGAGTTCAAGCCGGCGCTGATGGAGCGGGTGCGGGAGGCTTCCGCCGGCGCCGCCTCGCTTACCGATGCATGCGCCGTGCTGCTCGGAGGCATGTTCGGCGCATATGGCCTCGTGTTCCTTGATTCGGCCGATCCGGAGCTGCGCCAGGTCGAAGGGCCGATGTTCCGCAGCCTCATCGCTCAGAACGACCGGCTGAGACAGGCCTACGGCGACAGCGAGCGCGAGTTGGCTTCGCGCGGCTTCCCCACTCAGGCGGACCGTGCCGAGAACGGAGCGAATCTGTTCCTGATTCACGAGGGAGAGCGGCATCTGCTGTTCAAGGAAGATGAGTGCTTTACCGACAGGCACCGGACCCTGGTCCGAAGCGCGGATGAATTGATGACCGCCGCGGAATCGGCGCCCCATCTGCTGAGCAACAACGTGCTGACCCGCCCGTTGATGCAGGAATATTTGTTCCCGGTGCTGGCTACCGTGCTCGGTCCCGGCGAGATTGCGTACTGGGCGCAGACGAAGGAAGCTTTCCGCGCGCTCGGCATGCGGATGCCGCTGCTCTGGCCGCGCATGGGCTTCACCTGTCTGGAAGGAACCGTGAACAAGCTGCTTGGGAAATATGAATTGACGGCCGAAGAGATCATCGGGCATTATGAGGAGAGGAAGGAAGCGTGGCTGACGGCTCAGGATGAATTGGGGCTCGATGAACGGTTCGCTTCGCTCCGCGATGATGTCGATGCCCGCTACGAAGAGCTGCTTGCCCGGCTGAACGAAGCGCTCCCCGCGCTCGGCCGCTTGGGGGATACGAACCGGGCGAAGGTGCTGGAGCAGATCGACTTCCTGCATCACCGGGCGAAGGATGCGCTCCAGAAGCAGCATGAATCGGGTCTTCGCCAGTGGGAGCGGATGAGGCTGACGCTTCATCCGCAGGATCGGCCGCAGGAGCGGGTCTACAATATGCTGATGTACGCCTGCCGCTACGGGGAAGGCTGGTTCAAGCCAATGATGGAAGCTCCCGTGCTGTGGAACGGGGAGAACCGCTTGGTTGTGCTGTAA
- the mraZ gene encoding division/cell wall cluster transcriptional repressor MraZ, translating into MFMGEYQHSIDDKGRLIIPAKLRDSLGSTFILTRGLDQCLFVYPMEEWGLLEQKLKALPLMKADARAFTRFFFSGATECEWDKQGRINIPAHLRQHAKLDKECMIIGVQSRVEIWSKDAWEHYVQQSASTFEEMAETLVDFDF; encoded by the coding sequence GTGTTCATGGGTGAATATCAACATAGCATCGATGACAAAGGCCGCCTGATCATTCCCGCCAAGCTGCGTGACTCCTTGGGCTCTACCTTCATACTAACGCGTGGCCTGGATCAATGTCTGTTCGTCTACCCGATGGAAGAATGGGGCCTGCTCGAACAGAAATTGAAGGCACTGCCCTTGATGAAGGCGGACGCGCGGGCATTTACCCGCTTTTTCTTCTCCGGCGCTACCGAATGCGAGTGGGACAAGCAGGGCCGGATCAACATTCCCGCCCATCTGCGGCAGCATGCCAAGCTGGACAAGGAATGCATGATTATCGGCGTGCAGAGCCGGGTGGAGATTTGGAGCAAGGACGCTTGGGAACACTATGTACAGCAGTCCGCGTCCACCTTTGAAGAAATGGCTGAGACTTTGGTTGACTTTGATTTTTAA
- the ftsL gene encoding cell division protein FtsL, translating to MAYTRGNLAVRPERQQQPRPKVRQTTKTVVRKNTLPTREKLLYLLTILLCTAVALVLIGRYAQIYDTNRQIQNLKRETVSLQDQTSVLRVEVEKLSDWKRVEEIARKNGLVFPETPLEIQVYKQAIGKD from the coding sequence ATGGCTTATACTCGCGGTAATTTGGCCGTCCGGCCAGAGAGACAGCAGCAGCCGAGGCCCAAGGTTCGCCAGACAACTAAGACCGTCGTCCGCAAGAACACATTGCCGACGAGGGAGAAGCTGTTGTATCTGCTGACCATTCTATTGTGCACGGCCGTTGCGCTCGTTCTTATCGGGCGATATGCCCAGATCTATGACACGAACCGCCAGATCCAGAATTTGAAGCGGGAGACAGTATCGCTCCAGGATCAGACCTCCGTGTTGAGAGTGGAGGTCGAGAAGCTGTCGGACTGGAAGAGGGTTGAAGAGATCGCGCGGAAGAACGGGCTTGTCTTTCCCGAGACGCCGCTAGAGATTCAAGTATACAAACAAGCCATAGGCAAGGATTGA
- a CDS encoding adenosylhomocysteinase, producing the protein MSQTKAADHSIIRDIALAPEGHLKIDWVQAHMPVLNRIRKQFEAEQPFKGLKVAISLHLEAKTAYLAKVVQAGGADVTITGSNPLSTQDDVCAALVEDGITVYAKYNPEPEEYKQLLLRTLETKPDLIIDDGGDLISILHSERPDLRGQVRGGAEETTTGILRLKAMEKDGTLQFPMVAVNDAFCKYLFDNRYGTGQSVWDGINRTTNLVVAGKTVVVIGYGWCGKGVAMRAKGLGANVIVTEIDAIKAVEAYMDGFTVLPMSEAARAGDIFVTVTGNRDVIRGEHYDVMKDGAILSNAGHFDVEVNKPELEARAQNVRTVRKNIEEYKLKDGRSIYLLAEGRLVNLAAGDGHPAEIMDMTFALQALSLKYVNEHYERIGSKVVNVPYELDEQVARFKLESLGISIDTLSAEQQSYLSSWQEH; encoded by the coding sequence ATGAGTCAGACAAAAGCAGCGGATCATAGCATCATCCGCGATATTGCATTGGCCCCAGAAGGGCATTTGAAGATCGATTGGGTGCAAGCCCATATGCCGGTGCTGAACCGGATTCGCAAGCAATTCGAAGCGGAGCAGCCGTTCAAGGGCTTGAAGGTAGCGATCTCGCTCCACCTGGAAGCGAAGACGGCTTACCTGGCCAAGGTCGTGCAGGCCGGCGGCGCGGATGTGACGATTACCGGCAGCAACCCGTTGTCGACGCAAGACGATGTCTGCGCCGCGCTGGTTGAAGACGGGATTACGGTCTATGCGAAGTACAATCCGGAACCGGAAGAGTACAAGCAGCTGCTCCTTCGCACGCTGGAGACGAAGCCGGACTTGATTATCGACGACGGCGGCGATTTGATCTCGATTCTGCACTCGGAGCGCCCGGATTTGCGCGGGCAGGTGCGCGGCGGCGCCGAGGAGACGACGACAGGAATACTGCGCTTGAAGGCGATGGAGAAGGATGGCACGCTCCAATTCCCGATGGTCGCCGTCAATGACGCCTTCTGCAAATACTTGTTCGACAACCGGTACGGCACAGGCCAATCGGTGTGGGACGGCATCAACCGCACAACGAATCTCGTCGTAGCCGGCAAGACGGTCGTCGTCATCGGTTATGGCTGGTGCGGCAAGGGCGTGGCGATGCGGGCGAAAGGCCTTGGCGCGAACGTCATCGTGACAGAGATCGACGCCATTAAGGCCGTCGAAGCGTATATGGACGGATTTACCGTGCTGCCGATGAGCGAAGCGGCTCGCGCAGGCGATATTTTCGTGACGGTTACGGGGAACCGCGATGTCATTCGCGGTGAGCATTACGACGTCATGAAGGATGGCGCGATTTTGTCCAACGCCGGCCATTTCGATGTGGAAGTGAACAAGCCGGAGCTGGAAGCGCGCGCGCAGAACGTGCGCACGGTACGTAAAAATATTGAAGAATACAAGCTGAAGGACGGACGCAGCATTTATCTGTTGGCGGAAGGCCGCCTTGTCAACCTGGCAGCGGGGGACGGGCATCCGGCAGAGATTATGGATATGACGTTTGCCCTGCAGGCATTGTCGTTGAAATATGTGAACGAGCACTACGAGCGCATCGGCAGCAAGGTTGTCAATGTGCCGTACGAACTGGATGAGCAGGTCGCCCGCTTCAAGCTGGAGTCGCTCGGCATTTCGATCGACACGCTGTCGGCTGAACAGCAATCCTATTTGTCCAGCTGGCAAGAACATTAA
- a CDS encoding penicillin-binding protein, with product MKMVKRIKLRTLTIGGLFTLFFIVIVTRLFWYQVWNQDFWMELAKNSWSTQKTLSPARGTIYDQNGEVLVMNAPAYTVAVNPSLIQELKTLDKLVEQDIDVERLIVQELHKVLGKPENELYDIVRKKSTETGKYLIHREVRNEGWKIEEETAQKLRDFTDSLKEKTKQQDIGLYLMPEVKRFYAKNNLAAHVLGYTDKTGKPVGGIEELYDEQLAGIVGSIQYEKDRMGNKLPKASEIYTPAQDGDNMYLTIDRTIQQYIEEEIRKVYNEYSPHTITVIAADPKTGDILGLANMPTFNPNSYWDFDNERAFFNPAVQGGYEPGSTFKIVTLAAAVQEGLFDPEAYFQSGKIYAGGLPIHDVNTTWGTITYLEGLKRSSNVAFVKLGFEMLKEERFKSYIDKFGFGQKTGIEIPWEYEGFVQFTYPADVAAASYGHGQIKVTPIQQLMAASAVANGGKLMKPHIVKKIEDPVTGEVTEREPEVVRQVIDPNIAKQVSEYLEQVVADQEIGTGRNAYIEGYRVAGKTGTALKPINGEYDSTRAVVSFLGFAPVEDPRIAVIVVVDDPQKYWEGGGFVSPIIFKNIVSKSLRYMGVPTSHEMKPGEPGKSEGPIRLVKAPNIQGLKPHEAKKRLAEQGIVFQTVGAGKEVKRQFPAPGEYLGSGQRIYLLTDEPENLKMPDMKGKSLRDVMEIASLLGIEVRIEGEGYVTEQKASTDNGKRIVDIKLEPRRP from the coding sequence ATGAAGATGGTCAAACGAATCAAGTTGCGCACGTTGACAATAGGGGGCTTATTCACCCTCTTTTTTATTGTCATCGTGACCCGTCTGTTTTGGTATCAAGTGTGGAATCAAGATTTCTGGATGGAGCTGGCCAAAAACTCGTGGTCTACGCAGAAGACGCTCTCTCCGGCGCGCGGAACGATCTATGATCAGAACGGGGAAGTGCTCGTCATGAATGCCCCTGCGTATACGGTCGCTGTCAATCCGAGTCTGATTCAGGAACTGAAAACGCTCGATAAATTGGTCGAGCAGGATATTGATGTGGAGCGGCTTATCGTCCAGGAGCTGCACAAGGTGCTGGGCAAGCCGGAGAACGAGCTCTATGACATTGTCCGCAAAAAAAGTACGGAGACCGGAAAGTATTTGATTCATCGTGAGGTGCGGAACGAGGGCTGGAAGATCGAAGAGGAGACCGCGCAGAAGCTGCGCGACTTCACGGACTCGCTCAAAGAAAAGACGAAACAACAGGATATCGGCCTGTACCTGATGCCGGAGGTCAAGCGGTTCTACGCCAAAAACAACCTGGCTGCCCACGTCCTCGGTTATACCGACAAAACCGGAAAACCGGTCGGCGGCATCGAGGAATTGTATGATGAGCAATTGGCCGGTATAGTCGGGTCTATCCAGTATGAGAAGGATCGAATGGGCAACAAGCTCCCGAAGGCGTCAGAGATTTACACACCCGCTCAGGACGGGGACAATATGTATTTGACGATCGATCGCACGATCCAGCAATATATCGAGGAAGAGATCCGGAAAGTGTATAATGAATACTCCCCGCATACGATTACGGTTATCGCCGCGGATCCGAAGACCGGCGACATTTTGGGCCTGGCGAACATGCCGACGTTCAATCCGAATTCGTATTGGGATTTCGACAATGAGCGCGCCTTCTTCAACCCGGCGGTGCAGGGCGGTTATGAGCCGGGGTCGACATTTAAGATCGTGACGCTCGCGGCGGCCGTTCAGGAAGGGCTGTTCGATCCAGAGGCCTATTTCCAATCGGGGAAAATTTATGCGGGCGGCCTTCCTATTCATGACGTCAATACGACGTGGGGCACGATCACGTATCTGGAAGGTTTGAAGCGTTCCAGTAACGTCGCCTTCGTCAAGCTCGGCTTCGAGATGCTGAAGGAGGAGCGGTTCAAGTCCTATATCGACAAATTCGGCTTCGGGCAAAAGACGGGCATCGAGATTCCGTGGGAATACGAGGGCTTCGTTCAGTTCACTTATCCCGCGGACGTCGCGGCGGCTTCGTACGGCCACGGCCAGATCAAAGTTACGCCGATTCAACAGCTCATGGCCGCATCGGCCGTGGCAAACGGCGGCAAGCTGATGAAGCCGCATATCGTGAAGAAGATCGAGGACCCGGTGACCGGCGAAGTGACCGAGCGGGAGCCGGAAGTGGTACGGCAAGTGATCGATCCAAATATTGCCAAGCAGGTCAGCGAATATTTGGAGCAGGTTGTCGCCGATCAGGAGATCGGGACCGGCCGGAACGCGTATATCGAAGGCTACCGGGTCGCAGGCAAGACGGGAACCGCACTCAAGCCGATTAATGGGGAGTACGACTCCACGCGCGCGGTCGTGTCCTTCCTCGGGTTTGCCCCGGTGGAGGATCCCCGCATCGCAGTCATCGTCGTCGTCGACGATCCGCAGAAATATTGGGAGGGCGGCGGCTTCGTCTCGCCGATTATTTTCAAAAACATCGTCTCCAAATCGCTGCGCTATATGGGCGTGCCGACATCCCATGAGATGAAGCCGGGTGAACCGGGCAAATCCGAAGGCCCGATCCGGCTGGTCAAGGCGCCGAATATTCAAGGGCTGAAGCCGCATGAAGCGAAGAAGCGGCTGGCGGAGCAGGGCATCGTCTTCCAGACGGTCGGCGCAGGCAAGGAAGTGAAGCGCCAATTCCCGGCGCCGGGCGAATATTTGGGCTCCGGCCAGCGGATCTATCTGCTGACCGATGAGCCGGAAAATCTGAAAATGCCGGATATGAAAGGCAAATCGCTGCGCGATGTCATGGAAATTGCCTCGCTGCTGGGCATCGAGGTGCGGATCGAGGGAGAAGGCTACGTGACCGAGCAGAAAGCCTCGACAGACAACGGCAAGCGCATCGTCGACATAAAATTGGAGCCAAGAAGGCCATAG
- the rsmH gene encoding 16S rRNA (cytosine(1402)-N(4))-methyltransferase RsmH: MFHHITVLKEEAVNGLNVRPDGIYVDCTLGGAGHSSAIASMLSADGRLIALDQDDWALENAANVLAPCLDRVTMIKTNFRHIEDALRQAEAPLVDSVPQVDGILFDLGVSSPQLDEGERGFSYQHDAPLDMRMDRGTSLTAREIVNEWPEEEIARILFEYGEEKFSRRIARRIAEARADHPIETTGELADLVKAGIPAATRRTGGHPAKRSFQALRIAVNDELGAFEQALHQAIRCLKPGGRVAVITFHSLEDRICKQTFNQYMNRCTCPPDLPMCACGKQDILTLPKRKPIVPSAEELERNPRSRSARLRVAEKL, encoded by the coding sequence GTGTTTCACCATATAACTGTGTTGAAAGAGGAGGCTGTGAACGGGCTGAATGTGCGCCCTGACGGCATCTATGTTGATTGCACCCTGGGAGGGGCAGGACACAGCTCCGCCATTGCATCCATGCTGTCCGCGGACGGCCGGCTTATCGCGCTCGATCAGGACGATTGGGCTTTGGAGAATGCTGCGAATGTGCTGGCTCCCTGCCTTGATCGGGTGACGATGATCAAGACGAATTTCCGTCATATCGAAGACGCGCTGCGACAGGCGGAAGCGCCGCTTGTGGATAGCGTTCCTCAGGTGGACGGCATCCTGTTCGACCTCGGGGTATCGTCGCCGCAGCTTGATGAAGGTGAGCGGGGCTTCAGCTATCAGCATGACGCGCCGCTGGACATGCGTATGGATCGGGGCACTTCGCTGACGGCTCGCGAGATTGTGAATGAGTGGCCAGAAGAGGAGATTGCCCGGATCCTGTTCGAATATGGGGAGGAGAAATTTTCACGCCGCATCGCCCGCCGCATCGCGGAAGCGAGAGCGGATCATCCGATCGAGACGACCGGAGAGCTGGCCGATCTGGTGAAGGCCGGGATTCCGGCGGCAACCCGAAGGACCGGAGGCCATCCGGCCAAGCGCAGCTTCCAGGCGCTCCGCATCGCCGTCAACGACGAGTTGGGCGCGTTCGAGCAGGCGCTCCATCAAGCAATCCGTTGCTTGAAGCCGGGCGGAAGGGTCGCTGTCATTACCTTCCATTCCTTGGAGGATCGGATATGCAAGCAGACATTCAACCAATATATGAATCGCTGCACCTGTCCGCCGGATCTGCCGATGTGCGCCTGCGGCAAGCAGGATATATTGACGTTGCCGAAGCGCAAGCCGATTGTGCCGAGCGCGGAAGAGTTGGAGCGCAATCCGCGTTCTCGATCCGCGAGATTACGGGTTGCCGAGAAATTGTAA
- a CDS encoding stage V sporulation protein D, protein MKLSSVTVRKRLFIGIGLVSLGFLALVVRLAYVQLWEGGEITAKAEELWRRDIPVTAKRGEVLDRNGVRLAYNVTSPTIMAVPAQIQDAAATAARLAPVLQMKTEDVERMIKVRRSIVHIKPGGRKISLETAQQVREMNLPGIVVAEDNKRYYPFGDLASHILGFTGIDNQGLTGIEQKYNDALSGLQGSVSYLSDAKGRQMPNSSETYAPPRDGLNLQLTIDKQIQTIMERELDQAMLELKPKHIISIAMDPNNGEILAMASRPNYEPGRYKEYSSEVYNRNLPIWMTYEPGSTFKIITLAAALQEGKVDLYNEHFFDPGSIEVGGARLRCWKRGGHGSQTFLQVVGNSCNPGFVTLGQRLGKETLFEYIRNFGFGQKSGIDLSGEATGILFKLNRVGPVELATTSFGQGVSVTPIQQIAAVSATINGGKLYRPHVAKSFEHPETGMIIDEVEPQLVRQVISPETSAKVRDALEHVVAQGSGRNAFIDGYRVGGKTGTAQKVVNGRYSPNEHIVSFVGFAPADDPKIVIYTAVDNPQGIQFGGLIAAPIVKRIMEDALHYMGVEPRQKQVPREYRYHETPIVAVPNLVGKTLTDIYEDMNMNFQLAKSGTGNTVIHQAPKPGTRVERGATIRIYMGTETEE, encoded by the coding sequence GTGAAATTATCCAGTGTCACGGTCCGCAAGCGGCTGTTCATCGGCATCGGACTCGTGTCTCTCGGCTTTCTTGCGCTCGTCGTTCGTCTTGCCTATGTCCAGCTGTGGGAGGGCGGGGAAATTACGGCCAAGGCGGAGGAATTATGGCGCAGAGACATCCCGGTTACGGCCAAGCGCGGGGAAGTGCTCGATCGGAACGGGGTGCGTCTCGCCTATAACGTTACCTCCCCGACGATTATGGCCGTCCCTGCCCAGATTCAGGATGCCGCAGCGACGGCTGCCCGGCTGGCGCCGGTGCTGCAGATGAAAACGGAAGATGTCGAACGGATGATTAAGGTACGCAGGTCTATCGTCCATATTAAGCCGGGGGGCCGCAAAATATCGCTCGAAACGGCGCAGCAGGTGCGGGAAATGAACTTGCCCGGCATTGTCGTGGCAGAGGATAATAAAAGATATTATCCATTCGGAGATCTGGCCTCCCATATTCTCGGCTTCACCGGGATCGACAACCAAGGGCTGACGGGCATCGAGCAGAAGTACAATGACGCGCTCAGCGGGCTGCAGGGAAGCGTCTCTTACCTGTCCGACGCGAAGGGCCGACAGATGCCGAACTCCTCGGAGACGTACGCCCCGCCGCGAGATGGATTAAATTTGCAATTGACGATTGACAAGCAAATACAGACAATAATGGAGCGGGAACTTGATCAGGCGATGCTCGAATTGAAGCCGAAGCATATCATCTCGATTGCGATGGATCCGAACAACGGCGAGATATTGGCGATGGCGAGCCGCCCGAATTATGAACCGGGGAGGTACAAGGAGTATTCCTCGGAGGTGTACAACCGCAACCTGCCGATCTGGATGACGTACGAGCCGGGCTCTACCTTCAAGATTATTACGCTCGCCGCGGCGCTTCAGGAAGGCAAGGTCGATTTGTACAACGAGCATTTTTTTGATCCCGGGAGCATCGAGGTCGGGGGCGCCCGGCTCCGCTGCTGGAAGAGAGGCGGTCACGGCAGCCAGACCTTCCTCCAGGTGGTCGGCAATTCGTGCAACCCCGGCTTTGTCACGCTGGGACAGCGGTTAGGCAAGGAGACGCTGTTTGAGTACATACGGAATTTTGGCTTCGGGCAAAAATCGGGCATCGACTTGAGCGGGGAAGCGACGGGAATTCTGTTCAAGCTGAACCGGGTCGGTCCGGTCGAATTGGCGACGACCTCGTTCGGACAGGGTGTCTCGGTTACGCCGATCCAGCAGATTGCCGCCGTCTCGGCGACGATCAACGGAGGCAAGCTGTACCGTCCTCATGTGGCGAAGTCGTTCGAGCATCCCGAGACGGGGATGATCATCGATGAAGTCGAGCCGCAGCTGGTCCGGCAGGTCATCTCGCCGGAGACGTCGGCGAAGGTGCGGGACGCGCTGGAGCATGTCGTCGCCCAAGGCTCGGGACGCAACGCGTTCATCGACGGCTACCGGGTCGGAGGAAAAACGGGCACAGCGCAAAAGGTTGTGAACGGACGTTATTCGCCGAATGAGCATATCGTGTCTTTTGTCGGGTTCGCTCCGGCGGACGATCCGAAGATCGTCATCTACACGGCGGTGGACAATCCGCAAGGGATTCAGTTCGGCGGGCTGATTGCCGCTCCTATCGTGAAGAGAATCATGGAGGACGCGCTCCATTACATGGGAGTGGAACCGCGTCAGAAACAAGTCCCCCGCGAATATAGATACCATGAGACGCCGATTGTGGCGGTTCCCAATCTGGTCGGCAAGACGCTGACCGATATTTACGAAGACATGAACATGAATTTTCAACTGGCCAAATCCGGCACGGGCAACACGGTCATACACCAGGCGCCCAAGCCGGGAACCCGTGTGGAGCGGGGAGCGACCATCCGCATCTACATGGGTACAGAGACGGAGGAATAA